From the Pirellulales bacterium genome, the window GTGCGAAGTCCGGACAATTTCCAGTCGGGTGACGTCGCGTCAATGGAGAATTGTGTGGAGACGCGAGCCGCGCGTGAGACATTGCTGGTGATCGGCACGACGATCGTGTCCCGCAAGATCGCGTTGCCGCGGTCGTTTTGCACGATGAGCGCCGGGCGCACCTTCGAGCCGCCGCCCGAGGAGAACGGGAAATCGACGAGTACGACTTCGCCTCGTTTCATGTCCGGCGTGGATCGAGGTCGTTGTAGACGTCCAATGCCGGATCATCCCAGCCGGCCGCGGCCGCGGATTCAATTTGCGCCAGGAACGCGTCAGCGGAGGGATCGTCGAACAAATGGCGCACGCGTTCGTATACGTCGGCCCGTAACAAGACGTATTCGGTGTTCGTATCGGGGTCGACGATGCGAACGGGGGTCTCTACTGCCGCACGAACCGCCGAACTTTGTTCTCGCGTCAATCGCGTCATGAGCGGGCTCCTGTTTCAGTACATTTTGGCATCAGCAAGGCGGCGTCACAAGACCGCCAACAGCAACGTTACCTTCCACCAGACCCACCGAAACCTCGATCACTTACGCCAGCGTGCC encodes:
- a CDS encoding type II toxin-antitoxin system PemK/MazF family toxin, which codes for MKRGEVVLVDFPFSSGGGSKVRPALIVQNDRGNAILRDTIVVPITSNVSRAARVSTQFSIDATSPDWKLSGLRTPSVIKCENIYTFHKSRIVNTIGRVSAATMTAIDGCLKEALGIP